DNA from Bacillus sp. Marseille-P3661:
AAAATGACCCTTTAGGTACCATTATGGTCCCTTCATCTGCCTATTATGGTTCACAAACACAACGTGCAATAGAAAATTTTAAAATTAGTGGGATGACATTACCTCGAGCTTTTATAAAAGCTCAAGGAATTATTAAAGCGTCCGCTGCAACTGTTAACGTAGAATTGGGATTACTACCCCCTGATTTTGGAAAGGCAATTATTCACGCATCTGAAGAAGTCATTGAAGGAAAATGGGACGAACATTTTGTAGTAGATGTTTATCAAGCAGGTGCAGGTACATCGCAAAACATGAATGCAAATGAAGTCATCGCAAATCGTGCAAAAGAACTATTAGGTGGTTCACAAAGTATTCATCCAAACGACCACGTCAATATGTCGCAATCTACAAATGATACGTTCCCTTCAGCTTTGAATATTGCTGCTGTTGAAATACTCAATAGTCAATTACTTCCCGCTTTATCACAGTTAGTGAAAGAGTTTCGAAAAAAAGCAGAACAATTTATGCCAATACTAAAATCTGGACGGACTCACTTACACGATGGCGTCCCCATTCGGTTAGGGCAAGAATTTTCTGGTTATGCAGAAACACTTCATTTTATATATCTACAGCTTGAAAAAAATATCGATGTACTTTATGAAATCGGATTAGGCGGACAAGCGATCGGAACAAAGCTCAATTTACCTACTGAATACAAACCAAAGATTATTCAGGAAGTTGGCAAACGTACGAATCATCCATTTCGTGAACCAAAGAATATGTTTGCTTTTATGCAAAACATGAATGAGCCAATTCGCTGTATGTTAACGTTAAAAGAACTTGCACTTCACCTAATTAAAATTACGAGTGATTTGCGTTTACTTAGCTCGGGACCGAGAACCGGTTTAGCAGAAATTTCGCTACCTTCTATTCAACCCGGTTCAACCATCATGCCAGGAAAAGTCAATCCTGCTATTTTAGAAATGACACATATGGTATGTTGTCAAATAATTGGATATGAGACAGCAATCTCTGCGGCAGCAACGGCCGGTCAATTGGAAATTAATGTGATGATGCCATTGATCGCTCACTCTTTTCTTCATTCAATTGAAATCTTTGCAAATGCAATTGAAACGCTAACGTCAAAATGTATTAGTGGTATTCAAGCTAATGAGGAAAAATGCAAGCAATGGATGGAAGAAAGCTTATCATTGGTTACCGGCTTAAGTGGTTCAATGGGGTACGATATTGCCTCACAGATTGGCTTAAAGGCAGACGAAGAAAATAAAACCATTAAGCAAGTACTTCAAGAAAAGGGTTTACTTTCAGAAGAGATTATCAAAGCTATAGATCCAACTGGGATGGTATAGTTATTGGTTTCTTGATAGTTTATTAATTGAACTGCTAGGGATGGTTAAAGGTGTTTGATAAAAATGAGGAAATTATTACCACTCCTCTGGACATCTGACTCTGCTTCATCAACAAAGAGGTTCTTGAAGGTTACTGCGGACAAAGTGTTCCTTATTTTACTTGTCAACATACCGTATTTTGCTGCATTTTTTGCAAAATAAAGGACCGAATGTCCGCATAGCCCGCCTAATCATTCTTTTTTATCGAAATAGGATTCGTATGTCAGCAAAGCGAAATTATAAATAGGTGGTAGTTTCATATTATAAATGGATATAAGATTAAGTTCTCTTATTAACAAGGATCGCTTGCTAATAAGACAACCTAAAATATCTAGACAAAAGCTAGTTATTTTCTACATAATGGTGCTGTAACTAAAACAATTAAGTTGACGTTTATTAGATAATGTTGATACGTCTTTCACAAAAATAAACTAAAAAACTGGCATCTGTAAAATACAGTTCCCAGCCATCACAATAATGCTTTACCTCTTATCGAAAAATGGAAGGAACGAAATCGACTAATATCAATCGCTTGAGCTACATTCATATTATTCAATAGTTCCCTCCTCCAAATAACACAATTACTAAAACGCCCGAACGCGTTTAAGCATTAAAGTTTAAATGTAAAAAAATATTATTCAATATCAAAATCAACTACGATTGTGTCTTCCAAACCAATTTCGCGCAAATACGATACTATTTCCTGATGTGCAGGGTGCGGTCCGTAATTTTCTAATGCAGCTCGGTCTTTGAATCGGACAGTTAAACCAACTTCATATCCCTTGTTTCTGTTCGAAAAATTTATGCCCTGCTGAATATCCACTATGCCTGGTATGATATTTTTTAGCAGGAGACTCCTGTGAATCAACTCTTCCTTTTGTTCATTGGTAGCTTGCTGTGAAAATTTTATCAACACTATATGTTCAACCATAGCTGCACTCCTATTTACTATTTAAGGTTTCTCTATCAAAACCAGCAATTTGTTTATAACGATTCGCAATATTCTCCAACTCTTGATAAGTAATGACGTCTTCTAAATAATCAAAGCCATTAGGCGCTCGTTCTTCGACGATCTGCATGACAATCTCAGGTCCATTTTTCCGATTCGATAAAACAATATTAGCGGTAGGGTCAAGTCTAGCTTGTTCATAAGCCTTCAAAGCAGTTTCTGCACTCGGTTGCTCTAAGATTGCAATTCCTAATGCATCTGCATCAAGGATAGCCTGTGAAGCCCCGTTTGACCCTATTGGATACATTGGATGTGCAGCATCACCAAGTAAAGTTATGCGTCCATACGTCCACTTTGGAAGAGGATTACGGTCAACCATTGGGTATTCGAACACCTCATCGGTTTCCTTTATGAGCTTAGGCACATTTAACCAGCCAAAATCCCAATTAGCAAAAGCAGGTGCGAAAACTTCTTTATCTATTTTGCGGTTCCAGTCTGCACGTGAAGGCATTTCATCGACAGTCAATTCGGCAATCCAATTTACGAGCGAGCGTCCGCTTGCAGCTGCCTCTGGACATACTGGGTAAGCAACAAATTTTTGATCCTGATATCCAGCCATTATCATTGATCTTCCTGTTAAGAATGGAGTTGATTCGGTAATGCCACGCCATAAAATCCGGCCGCTGTATTTTGGCAATCCTTCGTTTGGATAATAGAAATTACGAACAGTAGAATGGATGCCATCCGCTGCTATCATGATTTCTGCACTATAAGAGCCCAGCCGTTCACCAGTTTTTCTATTTTCGAAATCAGCTATCACCTTGTCACCAGACATTTTAAATGATTTTAAATGATGTCCAGTAAACACTGCGTCCTCACCCAAGCGTTCTTTAACAGCTTTTAGCAAGAGCATTTGTAATCGTCCACGATGGATGGAATATTGCGGCCAACGATAACCAGCTTTAATTCCTCGATCCTCTTGCCAAATCTCCTTACCAAATTTGTTTACATAAATAAGTTCTGCAGTCCGAATGCCAGTGTTTTCAAGCTCATCTGCCAAACCAAGTTCTGTCAGAACCCTTACAGCATGCGGCAATAGATTGATACCGACACCAAGTGCTTTAATAGTTTCCACACTTTCAAACACACGCACTGACACGCCAACGCGGTGAAGTTTTAGTGCAGTCACAAGTCCGCCAATCCCACCGCCGACGACAATCGCCGATTTGATATTAGCCAAAATAATCCCCTCCTAAAAAAATATCCACTTTTCTAATAATTCTATCTTCTTCTAATTATTACATAAATATTAGATATATCAATATAAATATTTATGTTATAGTGAAAATGATATAAAAAAAACTGTACATATATTAAAATGGAATAAATATACTTCTTCTTTCGATTAGTAGTCACAAGCAACTTTTGTTGTTGCCCTTAACGACTGTATCTTTCACTCACTACATCAAACCTTATTAAGATCATTGCACTATTATTAAATAAACAGTTATTAATTCTATGTATTTACCATTTTATCGATTATGATAAGTAACAACGATAAGAAACCCATAGAGCATAGACTCTATGGGTTCCTTTTGTAATATCCTTATATAGTTGTGACCATGAAAAGTACTACTCTTTCAATAATAGAGGTGTTTCGTAATCGACTCCATTTAATCGCAACTATGGTTGAATACTTAAATAAGTGGACATTTGATCCGTTATTTAGCTTAAAAGAGCGATTTTTTTAATTTCACGGTCATCTATTCCGTTATTCCAACAATATGAGCAGATCTTTGGGTGGTTTAGATTAAATAGCGAATCCGTTGACCGGAAAACTCGTAAATTGGGCTTTTTTTTTAGCAAATAAGGCATCAGATGTCCGCTAATGACTTTAGCAGAGAGCAGAGAACAGAGCACATCCACATGACATAAAAAGGCTATAAGGGGGCGTCTAGACTACAAAATAGGTCTTGACGCTCTCACATATAGCCACCCAAATTTTGTATTATTCCTTTACAATAGTACGTTCTGCTACTTCCTCATCTATTTCAATACCTAATCCAGGAGTTTCAATAGCCAGTAAATGGATACCATCATCTTTTCTAACCTGCTGAATCTTAGGACCCTTTAACAGTGAATTTTGGAAGGTTGAACGATCCGGTGTAAAATATTCTATCCATTTCACATTAGGCAACCCTACTGCTAATGGAAGATGAATTTGTTGCAGGTTCCATGGTGAGACTGGAAAATTATACGTTGTTGCAAAATTATAGATTTTTAACCATTCTGTGATACCGCCTGTTGCACTCGCATTTGGTTGAATAATATCTAGCGCCTTCATGTCGATAAGTTGTCTAAATTCATTAAAGCTAGAATTTTGTTCACCACCAGCGATAAACGTTGAACCCGCACGCTCTTTAATTCTGACATAGCCTGATAAATCCTCAGGTGCCACCGGCTCCTCTAACCAATATACATTATATGGCTCCCATTCTTTTAGCTTTTGAATGGCAGTATCCGTATCCCACGTACCATTAATATCAACCATAAGCTTGATATCTGGACCAATAGCTTCACGAACAGCCGCTACCCTCTTTGTCGCTTCGTCTAAGGAAACCGCTGATAATCCACAGCGAATTTTCACAGCTGAATGACCTTCTTCTACATATTTAGCAGCTCTTTCACCTAGTTGTTCTGGTGGTAATTGCTGCCCTACATTTGCATATGTCGGAACACTAGCACGATAATTTCCAAACAGGTTGGATACTGGTGTATTCATAAGTTTTCCTTTAATATCCCAAAGTGCAAAGTCAACAGCAGCAATACAATCACGAATCATGCCACGCATCCCGATCCGCCAAGGAGCATCGAACATTTTCTTCCAAATTTTTTCAGTATGTAAAGGATTTTCCCCTACAACGACATTTTTAAGATTACGTCTTAATAATGTCGCTGCCAAATCCCCTACTACACCGTGGGTAAATACGGGTGTACCAATAAAGCTTCTTCCTGTAATGCCATGGTCAGTATGGACTTCTACAATAATTAATTCATGGCCAACAGAATGCGCCATATCTGATTCTTGCATGTGAACATAGCGGTTTACGGACAAATCGATAATTTTCATAATACATATCCTTCTTTCTTTATCTATGATTGTTAGTAATTTAGTTTATTGATGAACAGACATATTCTTTTTAATGTTAGCTGCGGATTTTAAGAGTTCGTTATATTCGTCCTCCTGAAGTTCCCATTCTTGAACCTCAACTATACCTTCATTATTAATTAGCATTGGCACACCAATACTTAAATCACTTAACCCATATTCTCCAGTCAATATGGCTGATCCTAATATAAATGTGGGCTTCGATACCGCAAGCCCCATCGCTACTTCAGTAAGGCCAATTGCGGACGTCCAGCCTGTTGTTCTATTAATCTTTAAATCGTTAAACTGGACAAACCAGCTGTTTACTTTATGATCGATCAGCTCTTTTAGTTCATCTTTAAAATTTGCTTGTTGCCCATTGAGTTGGACTTTTGAATAAACGGGCACTTGTGAGCCGCCATGTTCACCAAGCACAGGACTAAACAATTTATCTGTGCCACTAAGCCCCAATACATCGCGAATCGCCCACTCGAACCTTTTACTATCATTTAAGTTGTAGCCTATTAATTTTTGACGATCAAACTTGAATTTTGTGTGTAGATAGTAATTCAAGATATCCGTTGGATTTGTGGCTGTAACAATGATAGCCTCTGGCGCAAATTTCTTGATTTCTGCACCGATCTCATCCATTACTTTTATATTACCTTCTAAAAATACTAGACGTGACGTAACATTTTGATTTGGAATGCTTGCTGTTACGAACACAACATGTGAGCCTTTTAAATCTTCCATTTCACCAGCGTATAAACGAGTTTTCGTCTGGCCTACTAACGCATTTTCCATATCCATAAGGTGGTTTAAAACTAGATTTCTATTTTTATCTATTAAACAAATTTCATCATAAATATCCTTAAGTGCAAGCATAAAACCAAATGAAGATCCAAGCGTTCCACCAGCACCAATAATAGATACCTTACTCATCTCATTTCCCCCTTCATGTGATTGGTTCTATAAGTTATTTATTCTGCTAATTTAGCTGTAAAATCGTCTACTTCTTTTTGCAGAAATTCTTTATATTCACTAGAATTTAACCAACCATCCTTTAAATGAAGGAAACCCTCTTTTGCAAACTCCTGGTAACGTTCGCTTGCGATTGCTTGTTTCAATGCATCTTCAAGTGCTGCTTTTAATTCAGCTGGTGCATCTTTATGAATTAAGAAACCTCTTGACATCCCAGTTGTCACATCCCAACCATTTTCAACCGTAGTTGGTACATCAGGTAATTGCTCTAAACGTTCCGTTCTAAAAATAACGCTAGCTTCTAATTGTCCACCCTCGACCAATGCTATATTTGGACCAATTTCATCAATGACAGCATCAATGTGACCACCTAGTACAGCAGCTGCCATTTTTCCAGCTTCTTCATATGGAGTATAATTGAGATCTATGCCAGCCATCTCTTCAAATTGGGCTACAGTTAATTCATCTAATCCTTTTGAACTTGTTCCACCAATAACAATTTCACCTGGCTTTTCCTTTGCAGCAGCGATTAAAGCATTGATATCAGCATACTCACTTCCTGCTTTCACTAAAATTGAATAAGTATCTTCGTGAATTCTTGCTAATGCATCAAATTGCTCTAAATAATTTGGTGTTTTACCCGCTGCAATATTAATTTGGAAATCCGAAGTAGTTGGCATAATTGAATAACCATCAGCCGGTGCTGCTGCTAGCTCCTGACTTGCTACTGCTCCAGCTGCTCCTGGAATATTTACAACGTTTACTGGCACACCTAAAATATCACTTAGCTCTCTTGCAATTGCTCTTGAAAAAGTATCAGTACCCCCACCAGGACCGCCACCTGCCTTGATTTCAATGGCACGTTCAAACTTAACTTCTCCTTGTTCTTCCTTTTCTTCTGTTTCCTGTGCAGCTTGATTACCACTACTCTCTGACTGACTGCTACCTGCCGATTGCCCACCACTATTACACCCAACTAGAACTAATGCGAGTATCATCAATAAAGCCAATAAAGTAATTTTCTTCTTGATCATGTACAAAGACCTCCTAATAATAAATTGAAAGCTCTTTCATATTTAGATAGATTAATGAATTCACTTAAGCGCTTTTCTCAGCATTGATCGCTGATTTCCTTAAGTTAAAAAACTTCTTAATAAATGGATATAAAATTGAAATCACCGCTAATACTAGTAAAATTCCACTTATTGGTCTAGTAAAGAACACAGTCCAATCCCCGTTTGCAATTTGTAAGCTACGACGGAATTCTTCTTCTGCCATCGGACCAAGTACAATTCCTAAGATAATCGTAGCGATTGGGAATCTAATTTTCTCTAAGTAAAAGCCTAGCACACCAAAGACAATCATAATCCAGACATCAAACATAGAATTTCGGTTCGAAAATGTTCCCAGAAAGCAAAAAACTAAAATCATTGGACCTAAAATACTATATGATACCTTCAAAGTGTGTTGAAATAATGAAATAAACGGCTTGGCTAAGAACAAAATCGCTGCATTTACAAGCAATAGGCCCACAAAAATCGTATAAACTAAATTACTTTCCGTTGCTAAAAGCATAGGACCTGGCTGTAATCCATGTAAAATAAAAGCTCCTAGAATAACAGCAGTGGTAGCGCTTCCAGGAATACCTAAAGCCAATAACGGAACCATCGCACCCATTGCAGCACTGTTATTCGCTGATTCAGGTGCAGCTATTCCTTCTGGGATGCCTGTACCAAACTTTTCAGGTGTTTTTGACCAACGGACGGCTTCGCTGTAACTTAGCATTGATGCTGTTGTTGCACCAACCCCGGGTAAAATCCCGATAAATGTCCCAAGTAAAGACGAGCGCGCAATCGTTCCCGCGATTTGTTTGAAAATTTTCATTTCAAATATTTTTGTTTTAACATTTTGGATTTTCTCTTGTATCTTCTGATCTTCTCTTGATTTACTAAGCACTTCAGATACCGCAAACAAACCAATTAAGATCGGAACAAAGCTAATTCCTGACATCATACTAATCGAACCAAATGTGAATCGTTCAGCACCTGTCATAGGATCGATTCCAATAGTTGCAATAAATAATCCAAATAGTACTCCGATTAACCCTCGTACCAGATCACCGCCGCTTAACGACGCAACAACGGTTAAGCCTAAAACAGCTAACGCGAAATATTCTGGAGACGAAAATTTCAATGCAAAGTTTGCAAGTAATGGTGTTAACACGATTAAAAAGATGGTTCCGATTACGCCTCCAATGGCTGAGCTAGTTACACATATACCTAGTGCTCTTCCAGCCTTTCCTTTTTTTGCCATCGGGTATCCATCCATTACAGTTGCAATGGCTTCAGGCGCACCTGGAGTTCTAAAAAGAACGGCGCTAATACTACCTGAATACACCGCTGCAGCATAAATGGCTGTGAGCAATAAAAAGACTGGAATCGTATCCATTCCATATGTGATCGGCAGTAAAATGAGAACTAACATTGCCCCGCTTATTCCTGGAGTGGCCCCACCTAGAAATCCTATTAATACTGCTAGTAAAAGGATAAGCAAATGCATGGGCTGCATCACATTAAGTAACCCTTGATATAAAGACTCTAACATTCAATCACCTCCATTGTCGTAGGTAGTTATCTTAATAAAATAGCAGACTAATTTCTCTAAACAACCACCAACCTCGTGGTAGTGGGAGCTGCAAAACGATTGTAAACAAATAGATAAAGAATAATGAACTCGCAACAGAAGTAATAGCTAAATTTCGTTTACGTTTCATTCCCAACAGCCATGCTAACGAAAGAACGAGTAAGAATGTTGCGATCAGAAAACCAATAATTGGAACAGCAATCGCATATGCCACTAGAATAAACGTTACAATATAATGGTTTTTTGAAAACATAGGAGGTTCTACAATTTCTTTAGAATCCCCGTTAGAATTATTCTCAACCTTACTAACTGTAGAAACTGTTTCTTTCTTTTTCTCAAGTAAAGTACGCACCAATAACCAAACACCAAGAATAAACATAAGTAATAAAATAGTGCTTGGCCACCCACCTGCGCCGATTTTTTCTGCATCTTCTGGTGCTGGGAGTGTCTTTGAGTAAATAAAAAATATTACTGAAAAAACAATAGTTATAATTGATAGAACCAAATTAGAATTCATATTTGATTTATTCACCTCCAGCGTAAATAAAATTAATTAAAGGTACTTCCGTTTATCCCCTCCCTTACTTATTTAAAGTATATACTTTCTGACAATTCTGAATAAATTTAAAATTAATTTCTTTTACTTTAAAAAAGTATAAAAAAATAGGGAGTAGACATAAAAAGTAGAAAAATAACTGTATAGATATAGCAAAAAAGACATGATCCCTTCTGTGACCGTTGGATCTCGTTTTCCAACAGCCTGAAAGATCATGCCTTTTATAAACCATCTATTTAATATAAGAGTAAAGCTTTGTTGGTCTTCCCTTTTTTTGATACTCTAACTTAAGAATAATTTCATTATTTTGAATCAGGTGCTCTAAATATTTTCGAATTGTTAAATTTGATATATTCATCAATGAAGATAATTCATGGATAGATAATGGACTTTTTGCTTTTTTTAATGTATCTCTCGTTAAGGTTAAGGTTACCTTATCAATCCCTTTAGGCAGCTGCTCGTCTATTTGTTCATTTGTAACTTGCAAAGAATCCAACCCATCTTGATTAATCGAGCCGGGAGATTGGAATAGTTCATGGCGTTTTTTATAAAATAACAACGCGCTTTGAAAGCGCTTAAAATCAAATGGTTTTAAAATATAATCAACCACACCCAATCTCAGAGACTCTTCGATAATATCTGGAGAATCAGCCGCAGTGATCATAATAACATCTAATTTTATATTTTCTTGTCTAATTCTTTTTAGGAGCTCAAGCCCTGTAATTTTTGGCATATAAAGATCCAACAACAAAAGGTCGGGTTTATTTTTTATAATTTCTATAAGGGCTTCTTCACCATTTTTAACAGTGCCAGCTACTTGAAACCCTTCAACCTGTTGCAGGAAATTTTCATTAATGCTAGAAACCATTGGATCATCTTCTACAATTAATGTATAAATACTCATGATATCCCCCTTGCCCTACTTGCTTTCTTAGGTATTTCTACAATAAACGCAGAACCTTCTTCTGGTGCTGAATCCAAATATAAATTTCCTTCTAATAGATTTTCTACATGATACTTAACTAGATGTAAACCATAGCCATTAGACTCTCCCTTGGTAGAAAAACCTTTCTTGAAGACTAAGTCGATATGATCTTCAGAAATGCCTTTCCCATTATCCTCAACTATAATCGTAAGTCCCTTCTCTTGATCAAGGATAGTGATATGTATTTCAGGATGCTTTTCATCTTTCACAGCATCTATTGCATTTTGAAACAGATTCCCAATAATCAATACTAAACTATCTACCATATTGTGAGTAGGTAATGCAGTAAATTTACTTCCTGGGGTAAAAATCGTTTTTATATTTAATTCTTCAGCTTGTTGAACCTTACCTAATAAAAGACCAGAAATTTTTGGTTCTTTTATATTACGATTTAGAAAGTGAAGTAAATCCTGCTGTTTCGAAGTCGTTTCACCAATATACATTTTTACTTCATCATATTGTTGTAATTCAACAAGGCCCGCTATAGTCTGGAGCTTATTCATAAATTCATGCGATTTTGCCCTTAAACCGTCAATATATTGTTGAACACCTGTTAGTTTCTCAGCAATTTGTCGAACTTCTGTTATATCCCTGAATGTCATGATAGTACCGATTCTTACGTTCTCTCTAACTATCGGAAAATAACGGGCAAGGATCGTTACATTGTTAACAAATAGCTCAATACTATCTCCTTGTTTAATAGAGTTAGAGATTATAAATGAACTTACGTTTTTCAATGACTCATTCATTTTCTTACCAACAAGATTATCTGGTAAATTTAAAATTCTTTGTGCAGAAGGATTCATTAATGTGATTTTATTCTCCTGATCTATTGCAATTATACCATCTTCAATCGATTCCAACATGGCTTTCTTTTCACTGAATAACCTGGCAATTTCATCAGGTTCATAGCCATACAATGATTTTTTTATTTTTTTTGCTAATAACACGGACGCAAAGATTCCAATTGCTAACGCAACACCAAGCCAAATAAAGATGGAATCAACATAATTTTTTACATATCCTATCAAATTTTCTCTAAGAAAGCCTACTGAGATGACCCCAATTTGCTCATTCGTAATCGGATCAATAACAGGCACAAAGGTTCTAATCGACGTCCCAGAGATTCCTCTTGCTTGTGATACATAGGCTTCACCGTTTAAAGCCCTTTTTATGTCATTGCCGGTAATGGTTCCCCCAATTAACTCCCTATTTGGATGCGTATATCTAATTCCCTCTTGATCAATTAGTACTAAAAAGATCTTTTCACTACTTTCTTCAAGAAATTCTTCATATACAAGTTGAAGCTGTTGCTGGTCTTCACCGTTCACTAATGTATTTCGAACTGATGGCAGCTTTGCTAGAAGATGTGACATTTGCAAAGCTCTCTTCTCAATTGTTTCCTCAATTGATTTGTATAAAATATTATAAAAAGAAAAACCAGAAAATATTAAAACAATCATGATAATAAAAATAGCAAGAATGATAATCTGCTTTTCTAAAGAGGATCGAAACTTATTAATTCTCATAAACTTATTCTCCTATGATCTTAATATTGCCAAAAAGTAAGAAAATGCGAAAGCGACTATATTTTCCCACTTCGTTCATGCCTTTGATCCAAACCAGATTCATAGATTTGCCTTAAAAATTATCGCTTAAGTTTGACAAGTACTTAAAAAGCTGTTTCTAATTTTTTCTAAGATAAAATATAAATCACCATATTTCTTAACTCTATTTTATGAAAAAAGATTTATAAATACTAGTGTTTTCGTCGCTTTATTCGAAAGATTCAGTATTTTATGTTCCACGAAGCTCTTTTTAGTAATATTTGTCTCTATACATTTTACGTTCAAGGTATTTCACCCAATAACTTTATATTCTAATACTTCAAATCAGTTACTATTTAATAATTATTATAAATAAATATTGATTTTATATTAGGAAGTGTTATTATTAATATAGTAAAAATCAGAGTGAAGTTAATTAATAACTAGCTCATATGTTATTTTTCCTAGGTACTTTCAACCCTAGTAATAATTATTATGAATACAGTGAACTAAAATAATTATACGTAAAGTTTTACCTCCTTTCTTCATCGAAATAACTTGTTTAGAGCAATTATTGATATTAATACAATTTGTCAAATCTAATAAAAAGGAGACTAAAAATGATTGGGAATAACTCTTTCTGCCACACATGTAAAACAGATATAAAGATACTCAAACATAGTATACTTTGTAATTGTGGAATTAAATTGAAGTCTACAAAAACAAAATTAACAAAGCGCCTTGTTAGCTAAAAACAAG
Protein-coding regions in this window:
- a CDS encoding tripartite tricarboxylate transporter TctB family protein, whose protein sequence is MNSNLVLSIITIVFSVIFFIYSKTLPAPEDAEKIGAGGWPSTILLLMFILGVWLLVRTLLEKKKETVSTVSKVENNSNGDSKEIVEPPMFSKNHYIVTFILVAYAIAVPIIGFLIATFLLVLSLAWLLGMKRKRNLAITSVASSLFFIYLFTIVLQLPLPRGWWLFREISLLFY
- a CDS encoding response regulator; amino-acid sequence: MSIYTLIVEDDPMVSSINENFLQQVEGFQVAGTVKNGEEALIEIIKNKPDLLLLDLYMPKITGLELLKRIRQENIKLDVIMITAADSPDIIEESLRLGVVDYILKPFDFKRFQSALLFYKKRHELFQSPGSINQDGLDSLQVTNEQIDEQLPKGIDKVTLTLTRDTLKKAKSPLSIHELSSLMNISNLTIRKYLEHLIQNNEIILKLEYQKKGRPTKLYSYIK
- a CDS encoding ATP-binding protein; the encoded protein is MRINKFRSSLEKQIIILAIFIIMIVLIFSGFSFYNILYKSIEETIEKRALQMSHLLAKLPSVRNTLVNGEDQQQLQLVYEEFLEESSEKIFLVLIDQEGIRYTHPNRELIGGTITGNDIKRALNGEAYVSQARGISGTSIRTFVPVIDPITNEQIGVISVGFLRENLIGYVKNYVDSIFIWLGVALAIGIFASVLLAKKIKKSLYGYEPDEIARLFSEKKAMLESIEDGIIAIDQENKITLMNPSAQRILNLPDNLVGKKMNESLKNVSSFIISNSIKQGDSIELFVNNVTILARYFPIVRENVRIGTIMTFRDITEVRQIAEKLTGVQQYIDGLRAKSHEFMNKLQTIAGLVELQQYDEVKMYIGETTSKQQDLLHFLNRNIKEPKISGLLLGKVQQAEELNIKTIFTPGSKFTALPTHNMVDSLVLIIGNLFQNAIDAVKDEKHPEIHITILDQEKGLTIIVEDNGKGISEDHIDLVFKKGFSTKGESNGYGLHLVKYHVENLLEGNLYLDSAPEEGSAFIVEIPKKASRARGIS